The Andrena cerasifolii isolate SP2316 chromosome 14, iyAndCera1_principal, whole genome shotgun sequence genome contains a region encoding:
- the LOC143376578 gene encoding odorant receptor 13a-like, whose protein sequence is FTHLTPLDLEYVYGWNHYTMRFMGLWPAERRWKDPSSYLVLTPLLMMLFFVCGPQTANLPIVAHDFYLLVENLSMGNITITIAFLKTIAFWVNGKPLKSLLERMAEDWGSEVRPIHRETMKEIGRSTRATILRSTVMCHCVVIAYVVLRFSTAKYTDNKLLFRAYFPYDTDASPSAELTSFAQIVAALYAATSYTAVDTFISMLVLHVCGQLSILKTELRNLEPAGKAGLQANLGTLVRKHEYLNGFAETIEKCFNMMLLLQMVGCTIQLCFQCVQVIMSTGEEANQFLIMQISFLLLYVIYVMLQLYLYCYVGERLLVESTEIAEAAYDCEWYNLTATNAKLLIIVIRRARLPLQITAGKFCSLNLVLYAQILKTSLGYISVLCATKNK, encoded by the exons TTTACGCACTTGACACCGTTAGATCTCGAGTATGTGTACGGTTGGAACCACTACACGATGAGGTTCATGGGTCTTTGGCCAGCGGAGCGAAGGTGGAAGGACCCGTCGAGTTATCTAGTGCTGACTCCGCTTCTAATGATGCTGTTCTTCGTCTGCGGCCCTCAGACAGCCAATCTGCCCATAGTCGCCCACGATTTCTACCTGCTGGTGGAGAATCTGTCGATGGGAaacatcaccatcaccatcgcCTTTCTGAAGACCATCGCCTTTTGGGTAAATGGCAAAC CTCTGAAATCCCTGCTGGAGCGCATGGCCGAGGATTGGGGCAGCGAGGTGAGGCCGATCCATCGCGAAACGATGAAGGAGATCGGCAGGTCCACCAGGGCGACGATACTAAGGAGCACGGTGATGTGTCACTGCGTGGTAATCGCTTACGTGGTCCTCCGCTTCTCCACCGCCAAATACACCGACAACAAGTTGCTATTCCGCGCCTACTTCCCCTACGACACCGATGCCAGCCCGAGTGCCGAGCTGACCAGCTTTGCGCAAATTGTAGCAGCCCTGTACGCCGCCACGTCCTACACGGCGGTGGACACTTTCATATCCATGTTGGTGCTTCACGTCTGCGGGCAACTGTCGATCCTGAAGACAGAGCTCAGGAACCTGGAGCCAGCTGGCAAGGCAGGCCTACAGGCGAATTTAGGCACGCTTGTGCGAAAGCACGAGTATCTTAACGG GTTCGCGGAAACGATAGAAAAGTGTTTCAACATGATGCTTCTACTTCAGATGGTCGGTTGCACTATTCAATTGTGCTTCCAATGTGTCCAAGTGATTATG TCGACAGGCGAGGAAGCGAATCAGTTTCTGATCATGCAAATCTCCTTTCTCTTGCTCTATGTCATTTACGTGATGCTGCAATTGTACTTGTACTGTTACGTTGGTGAAAGACTTTTGGTCGAG AGTACTGAAATAGCCGAGGCAGCATACGATTGCGAATGGTACAATTTAACGGCGACGAACGCAAAATTGCTGATAATTGTGATACGTCGCGCGAGGTTGCCATTGCAGATCACTGCAGGCAAATTTTGCTCCCTGAATTTGGTCCTCTATGCCCAG ATTTTAAAAACATCGCTGGGTTACATATCCGTCCTCTGCGCGACGAAAAACAAATAG
- the LOC143376700 gene encoding odorant receptor 13a-like, whose translation MELDQDVKWAIGWNRLNLGLCGIWPEPTTTKDALWSYKSLIIIAWLAIFLTLPQTTNLFMLNGDLDQITTNLCLAIIPTVNAILKVLITSYYREGLKVLVQCFYDDWRAPKTKEETTAMLTTAKVSRFISIACTMLTHMLVTVFVSIRAITIYACDREQEAQENLLIYHAYYPYNVRPPPILVLTNMGQALAAYCITIPYTGVDAFIAMLVLHTCSQFEILRIRLERLMDPRSETRSMVSFKTELVSIVKRHEHLNWVASKIEEYFNMLLLIQVLLCTIEICFQGFLFFNFALNSEDGIWNFQLLFFALFVSFIVVHMYIYCYVGEMLLVQSNGMAISAYNSTWFNVSCQEAKCLLFIMNRSIRPLRLTAGKFGTFSIEMFSAILRTAMGYLSVLLTVSAGKD comes from the exons ATGGAGCTCGATCAAG ATGTGAAATGGGCGATCGGATGGAATCGATTGAACCTTGGGCTCTGCGGTATTTGGCCCGAACCGACGACAACCAAAGATGCATTGTGGAGTTACAAATCTCTGATAATTATCGCGTGGTTGGCCATCTTCCTAACGCTACCACAAACCACGAATCTCTTCATGTTAAACGGGGACCTGGACCAGATCACGACCAATCTGTGTTTGGCTATCATCCCCACGGTCAACGCGATCCTCAAGGTCCTCATCACTTCGTATTACCGAGAAG GTCTGAAAGTCCTCGTCCAGTGTTTCTACGACGACTGGCGCGCCCCGAAAACGAAAGAAGAAACGACTGCCATGCTAACCACCGCCAAAGTGTCGAGATTCATATCCATCGCGTGTACCATGCTAACTCACATGCTAGTCACGGTTTTCGTGAGCATTCGAGCCATCACGATCTACGCATGTGACCGAGAACAAGAGGCGCAAGAGAACCTGCTAATTTACCACGCATATTATCCTTACAACGTTCGACCACCACCGATTCTAGTGCTGACCAACATGGGCCAGGCACTCGCTGCTTATTGCATTACGATCCCCTACACCGGCGTCGATGCTTTTATCGCTATGCTAGTGCTGCACACGTGCAGCCAGTTCGAGATCTTGAGGATAAGGCTGGAGCGATTGATGGACCCGAGGAGCGAGACCAGAAGCATGGTTTCATTCAAAACCGAGCTGGTTTCGATTGTCAAGAGACACGAGCATCTCAACTG GGTTGCTAGCAAAATCGAGGAGTACTTTAACATGCTGCTGCTAATTCAGGTGCTGCTCTGTACCATCGAGATATGCTTTCAAGGTTTCTTGTTCTTCAAT TTCGCGCTAAACAGTGAAGATGGAATTTGGAACTTTCAGCTGCTGTTCTTCGCGCTATTCGTAAGCTTCATCGTAGTGCATATGTACATTTACTGTTACGTAGGCGAAATGCTTCTTGTACAA AGTAACGGCATGGCAATTTCTGCTTACAACTCGACTTGGTTCAACGTCTCATGCCAGGAAGCCAAGTGTCTCTTATTCATCATGAACAGATCTATTCGGCCACTGCGTTTGACTGCAGGAAAATTCGGCACATTTTCCATTGAAATGTTCAGTGCG ATCCTACGAACAGCAATGGGTTACCTTTCGGTTCTGCTAACCGTTTCAGCCGGTAAGGACTGA
- the LOC143376577 gene encoding uncharacterized protein LOC143376577 has protein sequence MFSTILRSAMGYLSVLLTVSADLRLAIGWNRMNLQLVGIWPEPTATSDASSICTALIVGAWLALFVTLPQVTNLFMVNGDMNEITQTLCVAIIPSVNTILKIFITSYYREGLKPLVKCFYDDWSRSKTEEERTIMLTAAKLPRFISIACSMLTHMLVTVFVSVRAFTIYTCDRDQESENHLVLYHGYFPYNVRPTLSLVMTNVGQVVAAYCSSLSYTSVDAFIAMLVLHTCSQFENLRMKLEGLMGEKNGSKTMGQVQKELVWIVKRHEHLNWMASKIEEYFNKLLLIQVLLGTIEICFQGFLFLNFAIYNEDGIWNFQLVFFVLFVSFVVVHIYIYCYVGEMLLVQSNGMANSAYNSTWFNVSCQEAKCLLFIMNRSIRPLRLTAGKFSTFSIDMFSTILRTAMGYLSVLLTISVWPVCIVCTDLRLAIGWNRLNLKLCGIWPEPTPTEQGSSSYAALIPCLCVATFIVVPQSTNLFMLNGDLNEITNNLCLANIPAFNSIVKILITWYYQEGKARLGIIHRPRSPTNLLSVLKGLKPLVKCFYDDWRGTKTEKERTAMISSAKMSRFISTWCTVLTQTMVTAYLSLRAFTIYTCDRDQEAQDRLVLYPGYFPYNVRPTLILVVTNVGQVVAAYCATISYTCVDAFIAMLVLHTCSQFENLRMKLEGLMGEKNGSKTMGQVQKELVWIVKRHEHLNWVARKIEQYFNILLLIQILLCTVEICFQGFLFFNVMLQNEDGIWNFQLVFFVLFVTFIVVHMYIYCYIGEMLLVQASIASGLEQLLHYRNMFQSNGMGISAYKSTWFNVSYQEARCLLLIMNRSIRPLRLTAGKFSTFSMELFSTSVDQDQEDVPIVGLAFFIIHVIYTMLHLFIYCYVGEALLGQSTGIGQSAYDCDWYDLPPKQAVSLIIIICRARISFQITAGKFSPFSLELFNAVLKTSAGYLSVLLAMKD, from the exons ATGTTCAGTACG ATACTACGAAGTGCCATGGGATACCTTTCGGTCCTACTAACCGTTTCAGCTG ATCTGAGACTGGCGATCGGATGGAACCGAATGAACCTCCAGCTCGTCGGTATTTGGCCAGAACCGACGGCAACCTCAGATGCATCGTCGATTTGCACAGCTCTGATAGTTGGCGCGTGGTTGGCTCTCTTCGTAACTCTGCCACAAGTCACGAATCTGTTCATGGTAAACGGGGACATGAATGAGATCACGCAGACTCTTTGTGTGGCTATCATCCCCTCAGTCAACACAATCCTCAAGATTTTTATCACTTCGTATTACCGAGAag GTCTGAAGCCCCTCGTCAAGTGTTTCTACGACGACTGGAGCCGCTCGAAAACGGAAGAAGAAAGGACTATCATGCTAACCGCCGCCAAGCTGCCGAGATTCATATCCATCGCGTGTAGCATGCTAACTCACATGCTAGTCACGGTTTTCGTGAGCGTTCGAGCCTTCACGATCTACACATGTGACCGAGACCAGGAGTCGGAGAATCATTTGGTACTGTACCATGGATATTTTCCTTACAACGTTCGACCAACATTGAGTCTAGTGATGACCAACGTGGGCCAGGTGGTTGCTGCTTATTGCAGTTCGCTTTCGTACACCAGCGTCGATGCTTTTATCGCTATGCTAGTGCTTCATACGTGCAGCCAGTTCGAGAACTTGAGGATGAAGCTGGAGGGACTGATGGGCGAGAAGAATGGGAGCAAAACCATGGGTCAGGTTCAAAAGGAGCTGGTTTGGATTGTCAAGAGACACGAGCATCTCAACTG GATGGCtagcaaaatcgaagaatactTTAACAAACTGCTGCTGATTCAGGTACTGCTCGGTACTATCGAAATATGCTTTCAAGGTTTCTTATTCCTTAAT TTTGCAATATACAATGAGGATGGAATTTGGAACTTTCAGCTGGTGTTCTTCGTGCTGTTCGTATCCTTCGTTGTGGTGCATATATACATTTACTGTTACGTAGGCGAAATGCTTCTTGTACAA AGTAACGGAATGGCAAATTCTGCTTACAATTCGACTTGGTTCAACGTCTCATGCCAAGAAGCCAAATGTCTCTTATTTATCATGAACAGATCTATTCGTCCACTTCGATTGACTGCAGGAAAATTCAGTACATTTTCCATTGATATGTTCAGTACG ATACTACGAACAGCCATGGGATACCTTTCGGTTCTACTAACC ATTTCAGTATGGCCTGTCTGCATTGTATGTACAGATCTGAGACTGGCGATCGGATGGAACCGATTGAACCTCAAGCTCTGCGGTATTTGGCCCGAACCGACGCCAACCGAACAAGGATCGTCGAGCTACGCAGCTCTGATACCCTGCCTGTGCGTGGCCACCTTCATAGTTGTTCCACAGAGCACTAATCTTTTCATGTTAAATGGGGACTTGAACGAGATCACGAACAATCTTTGCTTGGCTAACATCCCCGCGTTCAACTCGATCGTCAAGATCCTTATCACATGGTATTACCAAGAAGGTAAGGCTCGACTTGGAATAATCCATCGTCCCCGGTCACCCACGAATTTATTGTCTGTGCTGAAAGGTCTGAAACCCCTCGTCAAGTGTTTCTACGACGACTGGCGCGGCACGAAAACTGAAAAAGAAAGGACAGCAATGATAAGCAGCGCCAAAATGTCGAGATTCATATCCACCTGGTGCACGGTGCTAACTCAGACGATGGTCACGGCTTACCTGAGCCTTCGAGCCTTCACGATCTACACGTGTGATCGAGATCAAGAGGCGCAAGACCGTTTGGTACTGTACCCTGGATATTTTCCTTACAACGTTCGACCAACATTGATTCTAGTGGTGACCAACGTGGGTCAGGTGGTTGCTGCTTATTGCGCTACGATTTCGTACACCTGCGTCGATGCTTTTATCGCTATGCTAGTGCTTCATACGTGCAGCCAGTTCGAGAACTTGAGGATGAAGCTGGAGGGACTGATGGGCGAGAAGAATGGGAGCAAAACCATGGGTCAGGTTCAAAAGGAGCTGGTTTGGATTGTCAAGAGACACGAGCATCTCAACTG GGTTGCTCGCAAGATCGAGCAGTACTTTAACATTTTGCTGCTAATTCAGATACTGCTGTGTACCGTCGAGATATGCTTTCaaggtttcttatttttcaat GTGATGCTGCAGAATGAGGATGGAATTTGGAACTTTCAGCTGGTGTTCTTCGTTCTGTTCGTAACCTTCATAGTGGTGCAcatgtatatttattgttacatagGCGAAATGCTTCTTGTCCAAGCAAGTATCGCATCGGGTT TAGAACAACTGCTACATTACAGGAACATGTTCCAGAGTAACGGAATGGGTATATCTGCTTACAAATCGACTTGGTTCAACGTGTCATACCAGGAAGCCAGATGTCTCTTACTAATCATGAACAGATCTATTCGGCCACTTCGTTTGACCGCAGGAAAATTCAGCACATTTTCCATGGAATTGTTCAGCACT TCGGTGGATCAGGATCAAGAGGACGTGCCGATAGTGGGACTGGCGTTTTTCATTATCCATGTGATATACACTATGTTGCATCTGTTTATCTATTGTTACGTAGGTGAGGCGCTTCTTGGCCAA AGCACGGGAATCGGTCAGTCGGCATACGATTGTGACTGGTACGATCTGCCGCCGAAACAAGCAGTGTCATTAATTATCATTATATGTCGTGCTAGGATATCGTTTCAAATAACCGCTGGAAAGTTCAGTCCCTTCTCCCTCGAGCTCTTTAACGCC GTTCTAAAAACATCTGCTGGCTACCTGTCCGTGTTACTGGCTATGAAAGATTGA
- the LOC143376576 gene encoding uncharacterized protein LOC143376576 yields MDLDQDLRLAIGWNRLNLQLVGIWPEPTATSDASSTFTAVIVTVWVALFITLPQATNLFMLTGSLDEITQTLCVALIPSVNAILKIFFTSYYREGLKSLVKCFYEDWGRSKAEEERTAMLTAAKLPRFISIACSMLTHILVTVFVSVRAFTIYTCDRDQETQDHLLLYQAYFPFNIRPTSILVLTNVAQLVAAYCATIPYTGVDAFIAMLVLHTCSQFENLRMRLEGLMDQKNGTRSIDQVQTELVSIVKRHEHLNW; encoded by the exons ATGGATCTCGATCAAG ATCTGAGACTGGCGATCGGATGGAACCGATTGAACCTCCAGCTCGTCGGTATTTGGCCCGAGCCGACGGCAACCTCAGATGCATCGTCGACTTTCACAGCTGTGATAGTTACCGTGTGGGTGGCTCTCTTCATAACTCTGCCACAAGCCACGAATCTGTTCATGTTAACCGGAAGCCTGGATGAGATTACGCAGACTCTTTGTGTGGCTCTCATCCCCTCAGTCAACGCAATCCTCAAGATCTTTTTCACTTCTTATTACCGAGAag GTCTGAAGTCCCTCGTCAAGTGTTTCTACGAAGACTGGGGCCGCTCGAAAGCGGAAGAAGAAAGGACTGCCATGCTTACCGCCGCCAAACTGCCGAGATTCATATCCATCGCGTGTAGCATGCTAACTCACATCCTAGTCACGGTTTTCGTGAGCGTTCGAGCCTTCACGATCTACACATGTGACCGAGACCAAGAGACGCAGGACCATTTGCTACTGTACCAAGCATATTTTCCATTCAACATTCGACCAACGTCGATTCTAGTGCTGACCAACGTTGCCCAGCTGGTTGCTGCTTATTGTGCTACGATCCCCTACACCGGCGTCGATGCTTTTATCGCTATGCTAGTGCTGCACACGTGCAGCCAGTTTGAGAACTTGAGGATGAGGCTGGAGGGATTGATGGACCAGAAGAATGGGACCAGAAGCATTGATCAGGTTCAAACGGAGCTTGTTTCGATTGTCAAGAGGCACGAGCATCTCAACTGGTGA
- the LOC143376699 gene encoding odorant receptor 4-like, with protein sequence MDFAMGWNRFNLTLLGVWPEPRKISNRSHRISALIFWSTTFVTFTFICAPQTANLILKSTNLDEVIENLSINVPIVFALVKQIVLRYHKEALTLLLGEIFTDWSEPIPDADRQTMLRTARISRMISIVCSTLTYLMLFAFLSLQIWSNMQNTSENELGGLLHPATFPYDAGRSPNFEITWLGQLMGTVLTAICYSGFDTFLAVLVLHLCGQLTVLRTALENLAYAGGENNVVNFKERLSFIVQRHCQLFRFAVIVEDCFNLTLLIQTLICTAMFCLTGYRMITVRSR encoded by the exons ATGGACTTCGCAATGGGGTGGAATCGCTTCAATTTGACGCTACTCGGCGTCTGGCCAGAGCCAAGGAAGATCTCCAACCGATCTCACAGAATATCAGCGCTGATATTTTGGTCGACGACTTTCGTAACGTTCACGTTTATCTGTGCACCCCAGACAGCGAATTTGATACTGAAATCGACCAACTTGGACGAGGTGATCGAGAACCTGTCGATCAACGTGCCCATCGTCTTTGCGCTGGTGAAGCAGATAGTTCTTCGATACCACAAGGAAG CCCTAACACTGTTGCTCGGCGAGATATTCACCGACTGGTCCGAACCGATACCAGACGCAGATCGCCAAACGATGCTGAGGACCGCGAGAATAAGCCGAATGATATCCATTGTATGCTCTACTCTGACATACTTGATGCTATTTGCGTTCCTATCGCTGCAGATCTGGAGCAACATGCAAAACACGTCGGAGAACGAATTGGGGGGGTTGCTTCATCCAGCCACGTTCCCTTACGACGCGGGCAGGAGCCCGAACTTCGAGATCACGTGGCTGGGACAGCTTATGGGGACGGTGCTAACAGCGATCTGTTACTCTGGCTTCGACACGTTTCTCGCGGTTCTGGTCTTACATTTATGCGGCCAATTAACTGTCCTCAGAACGGCACTCGAGAATCTGGCTTACGCGGGCGGCGAGAACAATGTCGTGAATTTCAAGGAACGGCTGAGCTTCATCGTGCAGAGGCACTGCCAATTGTTCAG GTTCGCGGTGATCGTGGAAGATTGCTTCAATCTCACGCTACTTATACAGACGCTGATTTGCACGGCGATGTTTTGCCTCACCGGATACCGCATGATAACCGTACGTTCGCGTTAA
- the LOC143376698 gene encoding odorant receptor 13a-like, which translates to MLTGGLNEITQTLCMALIPSVNAILKIFVTSYYREGLKLLVKCFYEDWRCSKTEEERTNMLSAAKVWRFISTWCTVLSHAMIPAFLGIRTFTIYTYGRYQESQAHMLLYIGYFPFNVRPTPIMVLTNVAQLVAAYCLTIPYTGVDGFIAMLVLHTCSQFENLRMRLEGLMDEKNGTRSMDQVQKELVWIVKRHEHLNWVACKIEQYFNKLLLIQVLLCTIEICFQGFLFLNFAIYDADGIFNMQFVFFVMFVTFIAGHLYIYCYIGEMLLVQSNGMAISAYNSSWFNVSPQEAKCLLFIMNRSIRPLRLTAGKFSTFSIEMFSAILRTAMGYLSVLLTLQPGKD; encoded by the exons ATGTTAACCGGAGGCCTGAATGAGATCACGCAGACTCTTTGTATGGCTCTCATCCCCTCGGTCAACGCGATCCTCAAGATCTTTGTCACCTCGTATTACCGAGAAG GTCTGAAGCTCCTGGTCAAGTGTTTCTACGAGGACTGGCGCTGCTCGAAAACGGAAGAAGAAAGGACTAACATGCTATCTGCCGCCAAAGTCTGGAGATTCATATCCACCTGGTGCACCGTGCTGTCTCACGCAATGATCCCGGCTTTCCTGGGCATTCGAACCTTCACGATCTATACATATGGCCGATACCAAGAGTCGCAGGCCCATATGCTACTGTACATTGGATATTTTCCTTTCAACGTTCGACCAACGCCGATTATGGTGCTGACCAACGTTGCCCAGCTGGTTGCTGCTTATTGCCTTACGATCCCCTACACCGGCGTCGATGGTTTTATCGCTATGCTGGTGCTGCATACATGCAGCCAGTTCGAGAACTTGAGGATGAGGCTCGAGGGATTGATGGACGAGAAGAATGGGACCAGAAGCATGGATCAGGTTCAGAAGGAGCTGGTTTGGATTGTCAAGAGACACGAGCATCTCAACTG GGTTGCTTGCAAGATCGAGCAGTACTTTAACAAACTGCTGCTGATTCAGGTGCTGCTCTGTACCATCGAGATATGCTTTCAAGGTTTCTTATTCCTTAAT TTTGCAATATACGATGCGGATGGAATTTTTAACATGCAATTTGTGTTCTTCGTGATGTTCGTAACCTTTATCGCGGGACATCTGTACATTTACTGTTACATAGGCGAAATGCTTCTCGTACAA AGTAACGGAATGGCAATTTCTGCTTACAATTCGTCTTGGTTCAACGTCTCGCCCCAGGAAGCCAAGTGCCTCTTATTCATCATGAACAGATCTATTCGACCACTTCGTTTGACTGCAGGAAAATTCAGCACATTTTCCATTGAAATGTTCAGTGCG ATTCTACGAACAGCAATGGGATACCTTTCGGTTCTACTAACCCTTCAACCCGGTAAGGACTGA
- the Prosalpha7 gene encoding proteasome alpha7 subunit encodes MSSIGTGYDLSASQFSPDGRVFQVEYAQKAVESGGTVIGLRGKDSIVFAVEKIVTSKLYEPGTNKRIFNIDHHIGMAGSGLISDARQIAQTARSEASSYKSQYGVGIPLKYLNERVSMYMHAYTLYSAVRPYGCSVILGAYENGGPIMYMIDPSGVSYGYYGCAIGKAKQSAKTEIEKLKLADMTCNDLVKEAARIIYLVHDELKDKQFELEMSWVGKHTNGRHERVPAEVKTDAEAKAKQAMAEDSDSDTEDM; translated from the exons ATGAGCTCCATAGGAACAGGG TATGACTTGTCAGCGTCACAGTTTTCACCGGACGGCCGTGTGTTTCAAGTGGAATACGCGCAGAAAGCCGTGGAGAGTGGAGG CACGGTCATAGGTTTACGGGGAAAGGACAGCATTGTGTTCGCCGTGGAGAAGATAGTTACCTCCAAGCTGTACGAGCCCGGCACGAACAAAAGAATATTCAACATAGACCACCACATTGGAATGGCAGGCTCTGGCTTGATTTCCGACGCCAGGCAGATCGCTCAGACAGCGAGATCCGAAGCGTCCAGTTACAAATCGCAGTACGGAGTCGGCATTCCCCTGAAATATTTGAACGAAAGGGTTTCCATGTACATGCACGCTTACACCCTGTACTCGGCAGTCAGACCTTACGGCTGCTCCGTAATTCTTGGCGCTTACgaaaatggcggaccaatcaTGTACATGATAGATCCGTCGGGCGTCTCCTATGGATACTATGGTTGCGCTATTG GCAAGGCGAAACAGTCGGCGAAGACAGAAATCGAGAAGCTGAAGCTCGCCGACATGACCTGCAACGATTTAGTGAAGGAAGCGGCGCGCATCATTTACCTCGTCCATGACGAGCTGAAGGACAAGCAGTTCGAGCTCGAAATGAGCTGGGTCGGCAAGCACACAAACGGAAGGCACGAGCGCGTGCCAGCCGAGGTAAAGACGGACGCCGAGGCCAAAGCGAAACAAGCGATGGCGGAGGATTCGGACAGCGATACCGAAGATATGTAA
- the LOC143376265 gene encoding uncharacterized protein LOC143376265, which translates to MTPLTATLLIMTALVGCGVLARNADNHRDFVKEAPNKKHTGSMLLEVAKELVQRSSSSSQVLNLNLSNLLLLLVLKAVVFGAGYIGNHGYKGRELEEENVVSEGEVALALGYLMGDTCLYRAACEEPRVAKEYLGAAEMIIETMKLLPQSLPAEEQYEKTMAEFRKAIEHGITNGCPPEYTCKKENIKNFFREEAK; encoded by the exons ATGACTCCCTTGACCGCGACGTTGCTGATAATGACGGCCTTGGTGGGTTGCGGTGTTCTTGCTCGAAATGCAGACAACCACCGCGATTTTGTGAAGGAAGCGCCGAATAAAAAGCACACTGGCTCCATGCTGTTGGAAGTCGCGAAGGAGCTGGTGCAAAGATCGTCGAGCAGCAGTCAG GTGCTGAATCTGAACCTATCGAATCTGCTGCTACTTCTGGTACTGAAAGCGGTCGTCTTCGGGGCGGGGTATATAGGGAACCATGGGTACAAGGGGCGCGAATTGGAAGAAG AAAACGTGGTGTCCGAGGGTGAGGTCGCATTGGCATTGGGATATTTAATGGGGGATACGTGTTTGTATCGAGCAGCTTGCGAAGAACCTCGTGTCGCGAAAGAATACCTTGGAGCCGCGGAAATGATCATCGAGACGATGAAATTGTTGCCGCA GAGCCTACCAGCTGAAGAACAATATGAGAAAACAATGGCTGAATTCCGAAAAGCCATCGAGCATGGCATCACGAATGGATGCCCGCCCGAATATACTTGCAAAAAGGAGAACATCAAGAATTTCTTCCGAGAAGAAGCAAAATAA